TTGTTTGCGGTGTTTTGGAGTTTATGCGGCGTTGTTGCTGTCTTTGGAGGCGTCCGGGTACGCTTCGTATTTTTTGCAGGGGTCGACGAAGCGGATCCGGTGCGTGAAGGTGTTTCTGAGATAGAATTGCTCCCTGCACGCTTTACTCCAGCTACACTATTCGAAAGGGAGCGATCAAGGAATGCATAGAGCTTCTTGTAGGCACGCGGAGGACATGGCGGATGGCCCATCAAGGGGGGGAGTTTGAGGGCCCGAGTTAGCCTAAACACAGCCAGATAGTCAGTGTACCAATTAACCAGAGGATATGGTGTAGCGACAGGGGGATAAGACGCTAAACATACCGGCGGCACGCGATCTCGGCACAAGCATAAGGGCGTGCGATCTCTTCCTCGGGCCTTAAGCTAGTAGAAAAGCTGCGAGATTGCGCGACAAGAGATAAGGCTAAACTGCGGAGCTCTTGAGGCAGGTCATCGGCATGGGTCGGCAATAGAATACCTAATGCTTGTTCAACAGGTCTGTTGTTCATCCTGTACGAAGATCCAGCCTCGAATGATCATGGAATCGGAGGGTCGATGCCTTGAAAATCCGTGTAATTTTTTGTTATCTAAAGGACGCGTCGTTATCAGCGTCCGTCATGTGACCGTGTAGTCAATTTGATAGGTAAATGCGGCGAAAAAGCCCGAGCTCCATCCGTTGCATGTTTCGCCGTCATCAGTCTTCTGTCATCCTATATTCTCATACTTAGTTCACTACTATATCCTAGAGTCATGTCGGTTACTGTGAGTTCATTGTGACGACTTGAATTCTCATAACCCCAGATTATCGACTAATCACTATGGATACCTAACAGCTCCACACCACCCAAGGCGACCTGAAGGTCGAGCTCTTCTGCGAGGCAGTGCCTAAAACAGTAGAGGTATGTAGTACCTTGCGCCTCTACGTGTATTAACTGCTCTACCTCATAACTTAGCTTATACCTGTATACTAAGGCTAAACTGAATAGAACTTCCTCGCCCTTTGCGCATGCGGCGCATACAACAACACACCCTTCCACCGTCTAATCCCCGGCTTCATGATCCAAGGAGGCGATATTTCTCTCGGACCAGCAGCGCACCAATCGCAAGAAAGCACCAAACCCATGCTTCCCTTCGACGACATCCCCAAAGGCGGTAcatcaatcaaccacccCGGCGCATTGAACCAAGAAATCCACCTCCCCGCTCTTCGACACAACACGCGCGGAATCCTCTCTATGGCAGCGCGGCCAGTCAAAGATAGAACAGCTCCCGGCTCCCAGGGTGCTATGGGGGCTACAATTAATGGAAGTCAATTCTTCATTACGTTTGCTCCTGCCCCTCATTTGGACGGAAATAGCACGGTCTTCGGGAAGGTGTTGAACTTGACAGCACAAGATGAAGGGGGTGATGTGTTGACCAAATTAGAGAAGGCGAATGTGAAGGTGGATAAGAAAGGGAGGGTTGTGCAGCCGAAAGAGGGTGAGGAGTCAGAATATGAAGCACTGCGCATTAACAGGGTCACGATACACGCGAATCCACTTGCAAAGTGAGAGAAGGTTTTACTAGAGAGTATGCGGGATTGAGTGCGAAATATTACGCGATTGTCGAACACCAAGCAAAGCCCCGAATTTAAGGTTCTAGGGCCGCAATACAGGACTAACACCGAGGGAATGACTTTGCCAAAGCGATATGCTGTTCTGGACAATGGATCTTTCACCGGACTCACGCGTTGTCCGGGGTCATTGGGATTGTTGGAGCCTATTCCACTTTATGGTGGTCCATTTTGGTCGAAGAATTACATACAGCCGACTCAGGTGTGCACTGCAGGAGCTCCTGCATAATAACACTGCGTCCTTGGGACCTGATTATCGAAGTATTTCTAATATGTAGCACGACGTTGCATAATGAAAGATGCGCTCCAGTGGCGAGAAGTCTGGAAAATTGGGCATAAAAGCGCTACTGTTTATCAGTGAAGTGGATTACTCAACGACATAGCATGGAATCAGACTTATAATTTTATGAAGCTCGTCATCGGCATTCTTTATTGGACTTTTGTATACCACCCAGGAGAACCATAAATATATTCcaagcgaagaaagagatataaCACCCCCGACACTACACCGTGTAAACAAGCCACAACTTCATCGGATATCTAGAGC
The sequence above is a segment of the Aspergillus oryzae RIB40 DNA, chromosome 3 genome. Coding sequences within it:
- the cyp5 gene encoding putative peptidyl-prolyl cis-trans isomerase (similar to cyclophilin-type peptidyl-prolyl cis-trans isomerase) → MSVTLHTTQGDLKVELFCEAVPKTVENFLALCACGAYNNTPFHRLIPGFMIQGGDISLGPAAHQSQESTKPMLPFDDIPKGGTSINHPGALNQEIHLPALRHNTRGILSMAARPVKDRTAPGSQGAMGATINGSQFFITFAPAPHLDGNSTVFGKVLNLTAQDEGGDVLTKLEKANVKVDKKGRVVQPKEGEESEYEALRINRVTIHANPLAK